Proteins found in one Triticum aestivum cultivar Chinese Spring chromosome 4D, IWGSC CS RefSeq v2.1, whole genome shotgun sequence genomic segment:
- the LOC123099574 gene encoding uncharacterized protein, with protein MPPRGRKHWCKQCKRSFPSGASLGGHMAVHRSRRKKQPSGTPRIAGERYGLRERCPKTSWLLDSSSSDDDRWALFPKTECQLCFRSFASPDALSMHMRMHKRRRKMASVGDGDHNAPLSAAPVMKRKRSRRMVMDTVPSPVMKSYGIEEADAARILVTLSGDNGMCSASVDCGEGGEMDANVALAFDTLVTETGLSSPDHHGPVGDNELMEPEPSSSYEEGKFVSLSKVLKATASYDCKLCGQVFTSGQGLGGHRKRHSFADHGRVATTQPCEELLPPDRRSLSLSPPAPSIWNCSSTIPKPEPNPLLVASSLWDERVLGVI; from the coding sequence ATGCCGCCGAGGGGGAGGAAGCACTGGTGCAAGCAGTGCAAGAGGAGCTTCCCTTCCGGGGCCTCACTCGGAGGCCACATGGCGGTCCACAGGAGCCGGCGCAAGAAACAGCCGAGCGGCACCCCGAGAATCGCCGGCGAGAGATACGGCCTCCGGGAGAGGTGCCCCAAGACGTCGTGGCTGTTAGATTCTTCTTCCAGCGACGACGATCGGTGGGCGTTGTTCCCCAAGACTGAATGCCAGTTATGCTTCAGGTCTTTTGCCTCCCCTGATGCCCTGTCGATGCACATGAGGATGCACAAGCGCCGCAGGAAGATGGCATCGGTAGGTGATGGTGATCACAATGCTCCTCTGTCTGCTGCTCcagtgatgaagaggaagaggtcgaGGAGGATGGTTATGGACACTGTTCCTTCCCCAGTGATGAAGTCATATGGAATAGAGGAGGCCGATGCCGCACGGATTCTTGTGACGCTTTCAGGAGATAATGGCATGTGCTCAGCTTCTGTTGACTGCGGCGAAGGCGGTGAGATGGACGCCAACGTGGCATTGGCGTTCGACACGCTCGTGACAGAGACGGGGCTGAGTTCTCCTGATCATCATGGCCCGGTTGGAGATAATGAGTTGATGGAGCCAGAGCCTTCTAGCTCTTATGAGGAAGGGAAGTTTGTCAGCCTTTCAAAGGTGTTGAAGGCAACAGCTAGCTATGACTGCAAGCTTTGTGGACAGGTCTTCACGTCTGGTCAGGGATTGGGAGGCCACAGAAAGCGTCACAGTTTTGCTGATCATGGTAGAGTTGCAACAACTCAACCGTGTGAAGAGCTGCTTCCACCGGATCGCCGGTCGCTCTCTCTCAGCCCACCAGCTCCCAGCATATGGAACTGCAGCAGCACAATACCAAAGCCTGAACCGAATCCGCTGTTGGTCGCAAGCAGCCTTTGGGATGAACGAGTGCTGGGTGTTATCTGA
- the LOC123096119 gene encoding presenilin-like protein At2g29900, with product MADEGPAPAPAAAAAVPVGGASATILDTLGEDITRIVGPVSACMLIVVLLVSLLSSPSSPSPLVAPIAAAGAGGAGGGGGGGDDLASALVTAVVFVVFVTAATFLMALLFYFRCTPCLRAYLGLSAIWILLLLGGQMCLLLLSRLRLPLDVVSCALLLPNAAAALAVAAISPASVPIALHQAALLAIAVLTAFWFTLLPEWTTWALLVAMAVYDLGAVLIPGGPLRVLLELAIERNEEIPALVYEARPVDPRHGQNWRLWRERARQPGGDLDPSSTVEVIGEVLGRNPLLNSAGNSPNSTTQAGEQTNLTGAVSNSRLRESPVPDLSSGSANAQAREALALPETRLHIAELRVPLIQPQPDRTSDDDDDDDDEDGIGLGSSGAIKLGLGDFIFYSVLVGRAAMYDYMTVYACYLAIIAGLGITLLLLAFYRKALPALPVSITLGVLFYVLTRTLLESFVMQCSTNFLMF from the coding sequence ATGGCGGACGAGGGCCCAGCCCCAGCccccgcggcggccgccgccgtcCCCGTCGGCGGGGCATCTGCCACCATACTCGACACTCTCGGAGAGGATATCACCCGCATCGTCGGCCCGGTCTCCGCCTGCATgctcatcgtcgtcctcctcgtctCCCTGCTCTCCTCCCCCTCGTCCCCATCCCCGCTCGTcgcccccatcgccgccgccggagccggcggcgccggcgggggcgggggcgggggcgacgACCTCGCCAGCGCCCTCGtcaccgccgtcgtcttcgtcgtcttcgTCACGGCCGCCACCTTCCTCATGGCGCTGCTCTTCTACTTCCGCTGCACCCCCTGCCTCCGCGCCTACCTCGGCCTCTCCGCGATctggatcctcctcctcctcggcggccagatgtgcctcctcctcctctcccgcctccgcctcccgctcgACGTCGTCTCCTGCGCGCTGCTCCTCCCCAACGCGGCCGCGGCGCTCGCCGTCGCCGCGATCTCGCCGGCCTCCGTCCCCATCGCGCTCCACCAGGCCGCGCTCCTCGCCATCGCCGTCCTCACCGCCTTCTGGTTCACGCTGCTCCCCGAGTGGACCACCTGGGCGCTGCTCGTGGCCATGGCCGTCTACGACCTCGGCGCCGTCCTCATCCCCGGTGGCCCTTTAAGAGTTCTTCTTGAGCTGGCCATTGAGAGGAACGAGGAGATACCGGCGCTGGTCTACGAGGCAAGGCCGGTGGATCCCAGGCACGGCCAGAATTGGCGGCTTTGGAGGGAAAGGGCGCGGCAACCCGGCGGGGATTTGGACCCCAGCTCCACAGTTGAGGTGATTGGTGAGGTGCTGGGGAGAAATCCTCTTCTCAATTCAGCTGGCAATTCACCCAATTCGACGACCCAAGCCGGGGAGCAGACGAACTTGACTGGTGCTGTTAGTAATTCAAGGCTCAGGGAGTCACCGGTGCCAGATTTGAGCTCTGGTTCTGCCAATGCACAAGCCAGAGAGGCGCTTGCATTGCCGGAGACTAGACTGCATATTGCTGAACTGAGGGTACCGTTGATCCAGCCACAGCCAGATAGAACCagtgacgatgacgacgacgacgacgatgaagatggcATTGGGTTGGGCTCATCAGGGGCAATCAAGCTTGGGCTGGGGGACTTCATATTCTACAGCGTGCTCGTCGGGAGGGCGGCTATGTATGACTACATGACAGTCTACGCGTGCTACCTTGCCATAATTGCGGGGCTCGGCATCACCCTGCTACTGCTGGCATTCTACCGCAAGGCGTTGCCCGCGCTACCGGTGTCCATCACCCTCGGCGTTCTGTTTTACGTTCTCACAAGAACATTGCTCGAGTCATTTGTTATGCAGTGCTCCACAAACTTTCTGATGTTTTAG